A single Pseudomonas sp. MM223 DNA region contains:
- the aspC gene encoding Aspartate aminotransferase (*Name aspC) has product MAHPYSARSRAIEPFHVMALLARANELQAAGHDVIHLEIGEPDFTTAAPIVAAGQAALAAGHTRYTAARGLPALREAIAGFYGQRYGLNIDPERILITPGGSGALLLASSLLVDPGKHWLLADPGYPCNRHFLRLVEGGAQLVPVGPEVNYQLTADLVERYWDKDSVGALVASPANPTGTVLGREALASLAKATHERHGHLVVDEIYHGLTYGMDAPSVLEVDDSAFVLNSFSKYYGMTGWRLGWLVAPPGAVADLEKLAQNLYISAPSMAQHAALACFQPESLAIFEERRAEFARRRDYLLPALRELGFHIAVEPQGAFYLYADISAFGGDAFAFCRHFLETEHVAFTPGLDFGRHLAGHHVRFAYTQSLPRLEEAVQRIARGLRSWQG; this is encoded by the coding sequence ATGGCCCACCCCTACAGTGCGCGCAGCCGCGCCATCGAACCCTTTCACGTCATGGCGCTGCTGGCCCGGGCCAACGAGTTGCAGGCGGCCGGGCACGACGTGATCCACCTGGAAATCGGCGAGCCAGACTTTACTACGGCTGCGCCCATTGTCGCTGCCGGGCAGGCGGCACTGGCCGCCGGGCACACCCGCTACACCGCCGCACGTGGCCTGCCGGCACTGCGTGAAGCGATTGCCGGCTTCTATGGCCAGCGTTATGGCTTGAATATCGACCCGGAGCGCATCCTTATTACCCCGGGTGGCTCTGGTGCACTGCTGCTGGCCAGCAGCCTGCTGGTCGACCCGGGCAAGCACTGGCTGCTGGCCGATCCGGGTTACCCGTGCAATCGCCACTTCCTGCGCCTGGTGGAGGGCGGGGCGCAGCTGGTGCCGGTGGGCCCGGAAGTGAATTACCAGCTGACCGCCGACCTGGTAGAGCGCTACTGGGACAAGGATAGCGTCGGTGCCCTGGTCGCTTCGCCGGCTAACCCGACCGGCACCGTGCTGGGGCGCGAAGCGTTGGCCAGCCTTGCAAAGGCCACCCATGAGCGCCATGGCCACCTGGTGGTGGACGAGATCTACCATGGCCTCACCTATGGCATGGACGCACCAAGCGTGCTGGAAGTCGACGACTCGGCGTTCGTCCTGAATAGTTTTTCCAAGTATTACGGCATGACCGGTTGGCGCCTTGGCTGGCTGGTGGCGCCACCCGGCGCGGTGGCCGACCTGGAGAAGCTGGCGCAGAACCTGTACATCAGCGCACCGAGCATGGCCCAGCATGCTGCGCTGGCATGCTTCCAGCCCGAGAGCCTGGCCATTTTCGAAGAGCGCCGCGCCGAGTTCGCCCGCCGCCGCGACTATCTGTTGCCCGCCCTGCGCGAGCTGGGCTTTCACATTGCCGTCGAGCCGCAGGGGGCGTTTTACCTGTATGCCGATATCAGCGCCTTTGGCGGTGATGCGTTTGCCTTCTGCCGGCACTTCCTGGAAACCGAGCACGTGGCCTTTACGCCGGGCCTGGACTTCGGTCGCCACCTGGCCGGGCACCATGTGCGCTTTGCCTACACCCAGAGCCTGCCGCGCCTGGAAGAGGCGGTACAGCGTATTGCCCGTGGCCTGCGGAGCTGGCAAGGCTGA
- the sfsA gene encoding Sugar fermentation stimulation protein A (*Name sfsA), whose translation MRFSPSLEQGRLLRRYKRFLADIELASGEQLTIHCPNTGSMLNCMREGGQVWFSRSNDPKRKLPGTWEISETPQGRLACVNTGRANALVEEALRAGVIAELAGFTALKREVAYGEESSRIDFRLEFDGAPAYVEVKSVTLGYPDSTVAAFPDAVTQRGAKHLRELAKLARQGVRAVQLYCVNLTGIDAVRPAEEIDAAYAQALRAAVADGVEVLAYGTRLDAEGIVIDRRLPVLLAP comes from the coding sequence ATGCGTTTCTCTCCTTCGCTTGAACAGGGCCGGCTGCTGCGCCGTTACAAACGCTTTCTGGCCGATATCGAACTGGCCAGCGGCGAACAGCTGACCATTCACTGCCCGAACACCGGTTCCATGCTCAACTGCATGCGTGAAGGCGGGCAGGTGTGGTTTAGCCGCTCCAACGACCCCAAACGCAAACTGCCGGGCACCTGGGAAATCAGCGAAACCCCGCAGGGGCGGCTGGCCTGTGTGAACACTGGCCGGGCCAATGCGCTGGTCGAAGAGGCGCTACGGGCCGGCGTTATTGCCGAACTGGCCGGTTTCACCGCGCTCAAGCGCGAGGTGGCGTACGGTGAGGAAAGCAGCCGCATTGACTTTCGCCTGGAGTTCGACGGTGCCCCAGCGTATGTCGAGGTCAAGAGTGTGACCTTGGGTTACCCCGACAGCACGGTCGCCGCCTTCCCCGATGCAGTGACTCAGCGTGGTGCTAAGCACCTGCGCGAGCTGGCGAAGCTGGCCCGGCAAGGTGTGCGGGCGGTGCAGTTGTATTGCGTGAACCTGACAGGCATCGATGCCGTACGCCCGGCCGAGGAAATCGACGCAGCCTATGCCCAGGCCCTGCGTGCGGCGGTGGCGGACGGGGTGGAAGTGCTGGCCTATGGCACCCGCCTGGACGCCGAAGGCATTGTCATTGATCGCCGCCTGCCGGTGCTGCTCGCACCGTGA
- the dksA_3 gene encoding RNA polymerase-binding transcription factor DksA (*Name dksA_3) gives MSTVEKQKTGQTMYGVEPYKETKGEEYMGEPMKKHFTKLLNAWKGELMQSVDRTVDHMKDEAANFPDPADRASQEEEFALELRNRDRERKLIKKIDKTLQKIQDEDYGWCESCGIEIGLRRLEARPTADLCFDCKEIAEKKEKTVGKG, from the coding sequence ATGTCCACCGTAGAAAAGCAAAAAACCGGTCAAACCATGTACGGTGTCGAGCCCTATAAAGAGACCAAGGGCGAAGAGTACATGGGTGAGCCCATGAAGAAGCACTTCACCAAGCTTCTCAATGCCTGGAAAGGCGAGCTCATGCAGAGTGTGGATCGCACCGTAGACCACATGAAGGATGAAGCTGCGAACTTCCCGGACCCGGCCGACCGTGCCAGCCAGGAAGAAGAATTTGCTCTGGAGCTGCGCAACCGCGACCGCGAGCGCAAGCTGATCAAGAAAATCGACAAGACCCTGCAGAAGATCCAGGACGAAGATTACGGCTGGTGTGAATCGTGCGGTATCGAGATCGGCCTGCGCCGTCTGGAAGCCCGCCCTACTGCCGACCTGTGCTTCGACTGCAAGGAAATCGCCGAGAAAAAGGAAAAAACGGTCGGCAAAGGCTGA
- the gluQ gene encoding Glutamyl-Q tRNA(Asp) synthetase (*Name gluQ), which produces MTNSSYIGRFAPTPSGFLHFGSLVAALASWLDARAVNGRWLLRMEDTDPPREMPGARDAILQTLERYGLEWDGEVVFQSQRHDAYAAVVDRLFNMGLAYACTCSRKQLEGYNGIYPGLCRNAGHAREGAAIRLRVPELIYRFTDRVQGEYQQHLGREVGDFVIQRRDGLYAYQLAVVLDDAWQSVTDIVRGADLLDNTPRQLYLQELLGFSQPRYLHIPLIVQPDGHKLGKSYRSPPLQAEHATPLLLRALRALGQEADPDLLLATPAEVLAIARKQWRPEAIAQRTTVPEADLR; this is translated from the coding sequence ATGACCAACTCCAGCTACATCGGGCGCTTCGCCCCCACCCCCAGCGGCTTCCTGCACTTCGGCTCGCTGGTCGCCGCCCTCGCCTCCTGGCTCGATGCCCGCGCCGTCAACGGCCGCTGGCTGCTGCGCATGGAAGACACCGACCCACCCCGGGAAATGCCCGGGGCCCGTGATGCAATCCTGCAAACCCTGGAGCGTTACGGGCTGGAATGGGATGGCGAGGTGGTGTTCCAGAGCCAGCGCCACGATGCCTATGCCGCAGTAGTCGACCGCCTGTTCAACATGGGCCTGGCCTACGCCTGTACCTGTTCGCGCAAGCAGCTGGAGGGTTACAACGGCATCTACCCAGGCCTGTGCCGCAACGCCGGTCATGCCCGCGAAGGTGCCGCGATCCGCTTGCGCGTGCCAGAGCTGATCTACCGCTTTACCGACCGGGTGCAGGGTGAGTACCAGCAACACCTGGGGCGTGAGGTGGGCGACTTTGTCATCCAGCGCCGCGACGGGCTGTATGCGTACCAACTGGCGGTAGTGCTGGACGATGCCTGGCAAAGTGTTACCGACATCGTGCGCGGCGCCGACCTGCTCGACAACACCCCGCGCCAGCTGTACCTGCAGGAGTTGCTGGGCTTCTCCCAGCCGCGTTACCTGCATATACCGCTGATCGTGCAGCCGGATGGGCACAAGCTGGGCAAGTCGTACCGTTCGCCGCCATTGCAGGCGGAGCATGCTACACCGCTGTTGTTGCGGGCATTGCGGGCACTGGGGCAGGAAGCAGACCCCGACTTGCTGCTGGCTACGCCGGCTGAAGTGTTGGCGATAGCCCGCAAGCAGTGGCGGCCGGAGGCGATTGCGCAGCGGACCACGGTGCCAGAAGCTGATTTGCGCTGA